The region CTGGTCACCCTCGTCGGTGGACTCGGCATCTTCATGGTCGCGGCCGGCATCCTGGTCGGGGCGGTCAACATGTTCGGCCCGCGCACGGACCTCTCCACGGGCGTACCGTCGCTGGTCCTGATCGAGCCCCGGGCAGGCGACACGGTCAGCAGCCCCATGGTCCTCCGCTTCACCGCCGGCAACGACCTGGCCCTCGGCGGCATGGGCTGGGCCAGCAACGATCTGCACCTGCACGTCTACGTGGACGGCACCGAGATCATGCCGGCAGCCGCCGATATCCAGGATGCCGGCGACGGCACGTTCCTCTGGACGCTGCCGGTCGAGAGCGGTCAGCGGGAAATCCAGCTTCGCTGGGCCGGGATGGACCACATGGACGTCGATGCCGGAGCGAGCCGGGCGGTGGAGGTCGTGGTCGAGTAGTCGGAGAAGGTCTCCCTGTCACGCAAGGGTGGTCGCCGAGGGCGATCGCCCTTTTTCGTTACCTCTCCGTTACGGTCCCGTTGCGGTCGCGTGCCGGGAACGCCGCATCCTTCCGATGTTCGCGTGACGGAGCAGTTCCTGCGTGCCCGGGCGGCGGCCCGCGTGTAACAGCGGGACCAGGCCCGTCCACACGTACCCACACCGGCCCGCTCGGCCGGCGGACGAGGAAGACAGATGAGAACAGCAACGGGACTCGTGCTCGCTACGGCGTTTCTTGCGGCCTGCGGGGGCGACCGCGCGGGCGGCGATGGTACCGGTGTGAGCGGGGCGATCGCCGTGGACGGCTCGAGCACGGTCTATCCGATCACCGAGGCGGTCGCAGAGGAGTTCGGCCTCGAGACCGGCGGCGATGTGCGGGTGACGGTCGGTGTGTCCGGCACCGGCGGTGGCTTCAAGCGCTTCTGTGCAGGCGAGACCGACATCAGCAACGCGTCGCGGCCGATCAAGGAGTCGGAGGCGGCGGACTGCGCGGCGAACGGCGTCGAGTACACGGAGCTGACCGTCGGCATCGACGGGCTCACCGTGGCCGTGAACAATGCAAACGAGTTCGCGCAGTGCCTGACGGTGGAGGAGCTTCGCAGCATCTGGGAGCCCGGCAGCACGATCAACAACTGGTCGCAGGTGCGGGCCGGTTTCCCGGACCAGGAGCTCGCGCTGTACGGGCCCGGCACGAACAGCGGGACGTTCGACTACTTCACGGAAGAAGTCATCGGGGAGCAGGGCGCGAGCCGCGGCGACTACACGGCGTCGGAGGACGACAACGTGCTCGTGCAGGGCGTCGAGGGTGATCCGAACGCGCTGGGCTATTTCGGCTACGCGTACTACATCGAGAACGCGGAGCGGATGAAGGCGGTCGGCATCGACAGCGGCAACGGCTGCGTGCTGCCGAACGACCAGACAGTGGCCGGCGGCACGTACACGCCGCTTTCGCGGCCGCTCATGATCTACGTGAACAACGCGAAGCTGCAGCAGCCGCACGTCGCGGAGTTCGTCCGCTTCTACCTCGAAAGCTCCGCGGAGCTGGTGCCGCAGGTGGGGTACGTCGCGCTCGAGGCGGACCGCTACCAGCAGGAGCTCGCGAAGCTGCCGCAGACGACCGGTGTCACGCAGCCCTGACGAGCGGCACGCACCGCGCCCCGATCCGGTCGCCGTGGACCGTGACGAGGGGAGCACCACCCCGGAGCAGCGCGATGACAGTGCCGCGCTGCTCCAGGGCGTCGTGCCGCCCGGCGGTGCCGCGAGCGCGGGAGGCAGCTTCCGCGACGCCGCGGCGCTGCGCCGTCGCCGCAAGGGTCGTGAGCGTGCCATCGGCGGCGTCCTCGTCGCATTCAGCACGATCTCCATTCTCACGACGGTCGGCATCGTGCTCGTGCTCGTGATCGAGGCCGCGAGCTTCTTCACGCACGTCTCGGTCATCGACTTCCTGTTCGGCACGAAGTGGATGCCGCTCTTCCGGCCGCAGAGCTTCGGCGTGCTGCCGCTGCTCATGGGCTCGATCCTGGTGGCGGCCGGCGCCGCGATCGTTGCACTGCCGGTGGGCCTCGCGAGCGCGATCTACCTGAGCGAGTACGCGCATGCCAGGGTGCGCGCAGTGGTCAAGCCGATCCTCGAGATCCTGGCCGGCGTGCCCACCGTCGTGTACGGCTACTTCGCGCTCACGTTCGTGACGCCGCTGCTGCGGCAGGTCTGGCCGGAGACGGAGATCTTCAACGGCGCGAGCGCGGCTATCGTCATGGGCATCATGATCATCCCGCTGGTCTCGTCGCTCTCGGAAGACGCCATGAGTGCGGTGCCGCGCGCGCTGCGCGAGGGCGCATATGCACTGGGAGCGACGCGCTTCGAGGTCGCCACGCGGACGGTGGTGCCGGCCGCGCTGTCCGGCATCGTCGCATCCTTCATCCTCGCGATTTCGCGTGCGATCGGCGAGACGATGATCGTCACGATCGCGGCAGGGGCGACGCCGAGCATGTCGCTCAACCCGCTGAAGGCGGTCCAGACGATGACCGCCTACATCGCACAGACCTCGATGGGCGAGGCCGCCCACGGCTCGGTCGAGTACCAGACCATCTTCGCGGTCGGGCTGACTCTGTTTGCCGTGACACTGCTCATGAACGTCATCAGCATCTGGGTGCTGAAGCGGTACCGCGAGGTGTACGAGTGAGCACGCAGGCCCCCGCACCCGCGCATCATCCCTCTGCGCAGCGGGATCCGTCCCGCTTCGCGCCACGCATCGCGCGACGGCACCGCATCGGCAACGCGGCGTTCGTGCTGTTTCTCGCCGCGACACTCGTCGGACTGGTGTTCCTGGTCATTCTGCTGGTCGACATCTGGAGCGACGGGGCGGGGCGGCTGACCGCGGACTTCCTGCGCAATCCGCCCTCGCGGCTGACCACGCGGGCCGGCATCTGGCCGGCGCTCATCGGCTCCATATGGGTGCTGCTGCTGACGGCCGTGGTCGCGTTCCCGCTGGGCGTGGGCACCGCGATCTGGCTGGAGGAGTACGCGCCGAACAACCGGCTGACGGGCATCATCGAGGCGAACATCGCCAACCTCGCCGGTGTGCCGTCGATCGTATACGGCATCCTCGGCCTGGCCGTGTTCGTCCGCGCACTCGCAATGGGCCGGAGCGTACTCGCGGGCGCGCTCACCCTTGCGCTGCTGATCCTGCCGGTCGTGATCATCGCATCACAGGAGGCGATCCGCGCGGTGCCGGGCTCCCTGCGACTCGGCTCGTACGCGCTCGGCGCCACGCGCTGGGAGACGATCCGGCATCACGTGCTGCCGCACGCCATGCCGGGCATCCTGACCGGAACGATCCTGGCGCTTTCGCGGGCCGTGGGCGAGGCGGCGCCGCTGCTGCTGGTCGGGGCCGTCGGCTTCGTGCAGTTCGCGCCGCGCGGGCTGCAGGACGCGTTCACGGTCATCCCGATCCAGATCTTCAACTGGACGTCCCGGCCGCAGGCCGAATTCCAGGAACTTGCCGCCGCGGGCAGCATCGTGCTGCTCGTACTGCTGCTGGCGATGAACGCGGTCGCGATTCTGCTGCGCAACCGCTACGCGAAGAGGCGTTGAGATGCAGGACACGACAGGCAGCCCGACGGGCACCGTGAACAGAGAGGCCACGCGCCCGGACGGCGGACCCGACCGGCGACAGGGGCCGGTGATCGTGCCGCCCGGCGACATCGAGCTGGAAACGCGCGACCTTTCCGTGCTGTACGGCGACACGCGCGCGGTCAAGCACATCTCGATCAGCATCCCGGATCGCCGCGTGGTGGCGTTCATCGGGCCGTCCGGCTGCGGCAAGAGCACGCTGCTGCGCTGCTTCAACCGCATGAACGACCTGATTCCCGGGGCGCGCATCGAGGGCGAGGCGGTCTTCCACGGAGAGAACCTGTACGGCCCCGGCGTCGACCCGGTCGACGTGCGGCGCCGCATCGGGATGGTGTTCCAGAAGCCCAATCCGTTCCCGAAGTCGATCTACGACAACATCGCCTTCGGCCCGCGCATCAACGGCTTCCGGGGCAACATGGACGAGCTGGTGGAGCGCTCGCTGCGGCAGGCAGCGCTCTGGGACGAGGTGAAAGACCGGCTGGACGCGAGCGCGCTCGCGCTTTCCGGCGGCCAGCAGCAGCGGCTCTGCATCGCGCGCGCGCTCGCCGTCGAGCCCGAGGTTCTGCTCATGGACGAGCCGGCTTCCGCGCTCGACCCGATCGCGACGCAGAAGATCGAGGACCTGATCTACGAGCTGAAGCAGGACTACACGGTCGTCATCGTAACCCATAATATGCAGCAGGCCGCGCGCGTCTCGGACTACACGGCCTTCCTCTACATGGGTGAGCTGATCGAGTACGGCCCCACCGAGCAGCTCTTCACGAACCCCCGCGAGGACCGGACGGAAGCCTATATCACCGGGAGATTCGGATGAGCATGCGTCATTTCCACGAGGAGCTCGATCGACTCAAGGGTGCCCTTGTCGAGATGGCCGGTCGTGCCGAGCGGCTCGTGCAGCTGGCCGTTGAGGCGCTGCTCACGCGCGACGTGGAGCGCGCCCGCAAGGTCATCGAAGGCGATGAGGCCATCAACGAGCTCGAGCTGCGGATCGACGACGGCGCAATCAGCCTCCTGGCCCTGCAGCAGCCCATGGCCAAGGACCTGCGCCTGATCACCATGGCAATGAAGATCTCCAACGACCTGGAGCGCGTCGGCGACCACGCAGTGAACATCGCCGAGGCCGTGCGGTTCCTCGTCGAGGCGCCGCCATTTCCGGTCATGCCCGAGCTGGAGGAGATGACCCGCGTCTCCACCGAGATGCTGGCACAGGCGCTGGACGCATTCATCCGCCGTGACAGCGAGCAGGCGCGACGCGTCACAGCCATGGACGACCGCGTCGACGAGCTGCACGACAACAATTTCCGCATCCTCCTCACCCACATGATGGAGGATCCGCGCAAGATCACGGCAGGCATGGACCTGCTGCTCGTGTCCGGCAACCTCGAGCGCATTGCGGACCTCGCGACCAACGTCTCCGAGGACGTGGTATACCTGGTCGAGGGTCGCACCATCAAGCACCACTCGCTCCAGCGCGGCGACACGCCGCCAGCCGCATAGCCGCCTGCTGCAACAAGTTACGGGTGTCGAACGGGCCGCGGTCTGCTTGACACCCGCTGTTGCTCCCGGCATTCTCCCAAGCTCGACCCGAAACGATGCGCCGCCCGACCGGGCGGCCGCGCATCGCTGGACGCAGCGTGCCGAGCGAGGGTGCATGGCGGCTCCGGGAAAGACAGCGTGAGAGAGAAGCCCGCGCAGCCCGGCGACGGCGGCGTGCGCGTCGCCGACCGTGACGACGGCTACGCGGTCGAGCAGCTGCTCGCGGAGGTCGGCGAGGAAACCCGGCCGCAGCCAGTGGGGCTGCACTCCGACCTGCGGGGGCATGGCGCGATCGTGACGGGCGGCGGCCGCGGCATCGGGCGCGCCATCGTGCTCGAGCTGGCGCGCCACGGCGTGCACGTCGCGTTCAACTACATCGACGACGGCACGGGCAGCAGCCGCCGCGACGCCGAGATCACGCTGAAGCAGGTGCGCCAGCTCGAGGTCACCGCGTACTGCCGCGAGTGCGACGTGCGGGACGCTTCGGAGGCGAAGGCGTTCGTCGACGAGTCGCTGGACGCGCTCGGCAACCTGCACATCCTCGTCAACAACGCCGGCATCGCGCGCGACCGTGCGCTCTGGCGCATGGAAGAGGACGAGTGGCGCGACGTGATCGACACGAATCTCACGGGCGCGTTCAACATGATCCGCGCGGTCGCACCGACGATGCGGGCGCAGCAGCACGGCAAGATCGTGAACATCTCGTCGGTGCACGGGCTGCGGAGCGAGTTCGGCCTCGCCAACTACGCGGCGTCCAAGGCGGGGCTGATCGGGCTCACGCACTCGGCCGCGGTCGAGCTCGGGCCGTCCAACGTGAACGTCAACGCGGTTGCGCCGGGATACATCCGCACGACACGCCTGACCGAGGGCGTTTCCCCGGAGGTGCTCGACCGCGCGCGCGAGCGCAGCGTGCTGGGACGACTGGGCGATCCGCAGGACGTGGCGCACGTCGTCGTGTTCCTGTGCTCGGAAAAGGCGCGGCACGTGACGGGCGCGGTGATCCCGATCGACGGCGGTTACATGCTGTGAACGGACCGGGCATTGGGCCCAGGGCCCAGGGCCCGGGCCCCGGGCCCGCATCTCGATCCGGAGCGCGGTGTGATCGAACCCGCGAACAATCAGTGGAAGGCACGGTATGTCCCGATGGGTGCGGCTGGATGTGGAAGATCAGTGGGCGACGCTCTGGCTCGACCGGGAGTCGGAGCATCTGCTCACGATCGGGATGATGGAGGAGATCAACGAGGCGCTGCATTCGCTGCGTGACGGGGAGTCCCCCGAGGTGCTGGTGGTGCGCGGTGCAAACGGCAACTTCTCCGAGGGATGGGACCTGAAGGAGCACGGGCAGCGGCGTGTGCAGCGCATGCTGCAGATCTATGCGCGCATCTTCGAGACGCTGCGCATGATGGACGTGATCTCGATTGCGGCGGTGGAGGGACGTGCGTGGGGCGCGGGGTTCGAGCTGGCACTGGGCTGCAACCTGATCGTGGCGGCGGATGATGCGTCGTTCGCGCTGCCGCAGGTCGCGCAGGGGCTGATCCCGCCGGTCGCCGCGGCGATCCTGCCGCGCATCGCGCCGCGTCGCAAGGCGATGGAATGGACGCTGACGGGCGAGGCGATCGATGCGCAGCAGCTCGCGGCGTTCGGCGTCGTGAACCGTGTCTTCCCGGCCCGCTCCTTCGACGAGCGGCTGGCCGCGTTCGTGAGTGAGCTGACCAGCAAGAGCGGGCCTGTGCTGCAGCTCGCGAAGCGCGCGCAGATGGAGGCGTACTACGCCACCTTCCCGCAGGCGATCGCATCGATCCAGTCGCTCTACCTGCGCGACCTGATGGAGCTGCAGGATGCCAGGGAAGGGCCGAAGGCCGTGCGTGAAGGACGCGACCCGGTGTGGAAGAACGCATGAGCACTCAGTCCGCTTCCAGGGATCCCGGGCGGCAGTGGCGCGTACTTCAGTTCGCGATCGTGTGCGCGCTGTTGCTCGGCGGATGTGCAACGGTTCGCCAGGCGCCGCCGACCGCCGACTCGCCCAAGCCGCGTGCGCCGTCACTCGCCGGACGATCCGTGCTGGTGCTGCCGGCACAGCCTGCGCCTGGCGCGCCGCGCAACGCACGCACGGGCGAGGTCGTGCCGGGCTTCGACGCGGAGCTGGCGTACTGGCTCGAGGACCAGGGGCCTCGCGTCGACTGGACGTTGCCGCCGGAGATCCGCGCATCGCTGGAGCGCAACGCGATGTTGAACATCGACATCGATGCGCTCGCGGTCGGCAGCTTCCACGTTGCGCAGGTGAAGAACATCGGCGATCCGTTGCTCGGCGACCTGCGGCGGCTCGCCGCGCTGCTCGACGCGCGCTG is a window of Longimicrobiales bacterium DNA encoding:
- the pstA gene encoding phosphate ABC transporter permease PstA, which codes for MSTQAPAPAHHPSAQRDPSRFAPRIARRHRIGNAAFVLFLAATLVGLVFLVILLVDIWSDGAGRLTADFLRNPPSRLTTRAGIWPALIGSIWVLLLTAVVAFPLGVGTAIWLEEYAPNNRLTGIIEANIANLAGVPSIVYGILGLAVFVRALAMGRSVLAGALTLALLILPVVIIASQEAIRAVPGSLRLGSYALGATRWETIRHHVLPHAMPGILTGTILALSRAVGEAAPLLLVGAVGFVQFAPRGLQDAFTVIPIQIFNWTSRPQAEFQELAAAGSIVLLVLLLAMNAVAILLRNRYAKRR
- a CDS encoding PstS family phosphate ABC transporter substrate-binding protein is translated as MRTATGLVLATAFLAACGGDRAGGDGTGVSGAIAVDGSSTVYPITEAVAEEFGLETGGDVRVTVGVSGTGGGFKRFCAGETDISNASRPIKESEAADCAANGVEYTELTVGIDGLTVAVNNANEFAQCLTVEELRSIWEPGSTINNWSQVRAGFPDQELALYGPGTNSGTFDYFTEEVIGEQGASRGDYTASEDDNVLVQGVEGDPNALGYFGYAYYIENAERMKAVGIDSGNGCVLPNDQTVAGGTYTPLSRPLMIYVNNAKLQQPHVAEFVRFYLESSAELVPQVGYVALEADRYQQELAKLPQTTGVTQP
- a CDS encoding enoyl-CoA hydratase/isomerase family protein, with amino-acid sequence MSRWVRLDVEDQWATLWLDRESEHLLTIGMMEEINEALHSLRDGESPEVLVVRGANGNFSEGWDLKEHGQRRVQRMLQIYARIFETLRMMDVISIAAVEGRAWGAGFELALGCNLIVAADDASFALPQVAQGLIPPVAAAILPRIAPRRKAMEWTLTGEAIDAQQLAAFGVVNRVFPARSFDERLAAFVSELTSKSGPVLQLAKRAQMEAYYATFPQAIASIQSLYLRDLMELQDAREGPKAVREGRDPVWKNA
- the phoU gene encoding phosphate signaling complex protein PhoU; this encodes MSMRHFHEELDRLKGALVEMAGRAERLVQLAVEALLTRDVERARKVIEGDEAINELELRIDDGAISLLALQQPMAKDLRLITMAMKISNDLERVGDHAVNIAEAVRFLVEAPPFPVMPELEEMTRVSTEMLAQALDAFIRRDSEQARRVTAMDDRVDELHDNNFRILLTHMMEDPRKITAGMDLLLVSGNLERIADLATNVSEDVVYLVEGRTIKHHSLQRGDTPPAA
- the fabG gene encoding 3-oxoacyl-ACP reductase FabG, which translates into the protein MREKPAQPGDGGVRVADRDDGYAVEQLLAEVGEETRPQPVGLHSDLRGHGAIVTGGGRGIGRAIVLELARHGVHVAFNYIDDGTGSSRRDAEITLKQVRQLEVTAYCRECDVRDASEAKAFVDESLDALGNLHILVNNAGIARDRALWRMEEDEWRDVIDTNLTGAFNMIRAVAPTMRAQQHGKIVNISSVHGLRSEFGLANYAASKAGLIGLTHSAAVELGPSNVNVNAVAPGYIRTTRLTEGVSPEVLDRARERSVLGRLGDPQDVAHVVVFLCSEKARHVTGAVIPIDGGYML
- the pstC gene encoding phosphate ABC transporter permease subunit PstC, whose protein sequence is MSRSPDERHAPRPDPVAVDRDEGSTTPEQRDDSAALLQGVVPPGGAASAGGSFRDAAALRRRRKGRERAIGGVLVAFSTISILTTVGIVLVLVIEAASFFTHVSVIDFLFGTKWMPLFRPQSFGVLPLLMGSILVAAGAAIVALPVGLASAIYLSEYAHARVRAVVKPILEILAGVPTVVYGYFALTFVTPLLRQVWPETEIFNGASAAIVMGIMIIPLVSSLSEDAMSAVPRALREGAYALGATRFEVATRTVVPAALSGIVASFILAISRAIGETMIVTIAAGATPSMSLNPLKAVQTMTAYIAQTSMGEAAHGSVEYQTIFAVGLTLFAVTLLMNVISIWVLKRYREVYE
- the pstB gene encoding phosphate ABC transporter ATP-binding protein PstB, whose product is MQDTTGSPTGTVNREATRPDGGPDRRQGPVIVPPGDIELETRDLSVLYGDTRAVKHISISIPDRRVVAFIGPSGCGKSTLLRCFNRMNDLIPGARIEGEAVFHGENLYGPGVDPVDVRRRIGMVFQKPNPFPKSIYDNIAFGPRINGFRGNMDELVERSLRQAALWDEVKDRLDASALALSGGQQQRLCIARALAVEPEVLLMDEPASALDPIATQKIEDLIYELKQDYTVVIVTHNMQQAARVSDYTAFLYMGELIEYGPTEQLFTNPREDRTEAYITGRFG